The Dioscorea cayenensis subsp. rotundata cultivar TDr96_F1 chromosome 7, TDr96_F1_v2_PseudoChromosome.rev07_lg8_w22 25.fasta, whole genome shotgun sequence genome includes a region encoding these proteins:
- the LOC120265624 gene encoding 28 kDa ribonucleoprotein, chloroplastic-like yields the protein MAATPALKVLSMAEACLTSLPSTIFASKTPQSLVSIPPRPIYKPLLHLYVSPSTPFLSLKKSSSLIPLVAQTSDFARQDEEGTVVEAEGVDPLVDWESDGGEDGAVEAEGEVEEDGGEGFYPEPPEEAKLFVGNIPDDVDSEKLAHLFEGAGIVDVAEVIYDRNTQQSRGFGFVTMSTVEEAQRATEMFHRYDVGGRLLTVNKAAPRGTRPERRDYEPSFRIYVGNLPWQVDDARLEQVFSEHGKVEEARVVYERETGRSRGFGFVKMATRTEMDDAIAALDGHTLDGRALRVNVAEERPRRRPF from the exons ATGGCTGCGACCCCGGCCTTGAAGGTCCTATCAATGGCGGAGGCCTGTCTCACCTCCCTCCCTTCCACCATTTTCGCCTCTAAGACCCCTCAATCCCTCGTTTCCATCCCCCCCAGACCTATCTATAAACCTTTGCTCCATCTCTATGTCTCGCCGTCAACTCCTTTCCTTTCTCTCAAGAAAAGCTCTTCTTTGATTCCACTTGTGGCCCAGACCTCTGATTTTGCGCGCCAGGATGAGGAGGGCACTGTTGTGGAAGCGGAGGGAGTCGATCCATTGGTGGACTGGGAATCGGATGGAGGAGAGGATGGTGCTGTTGAGGCCGAAGGGGAGGTTGAGGAGGATGGTGGTGAAGGTTTTTACCCGGAGCCACCGGAGGAGGCCAAGCTCTTTGTTGGTAATATCCCTGATGACGTGGATAGCGAGAAGCTTGCTCATCTTTTTGAAGGGGCTGGGATTGTAGATGTTGCCGAG GTGATTTATGATAGGAACACACAACAAAGTCGAGGTTTTGGGTTTGTGACCATGAGTACTGTTGAAGAGGCACAGAGAGCTACGGAGATGTTCCACCGTTAT GATGTTGGTGGCAGGCTTTTGACAGTTAACAAGGCAGCTCCTAGAGGAACTCGCCCTGAAAGAAGAGACTATGAGCCATCTTTTAGAATCTATGTTGGGAATCTCCCATGGCAAGTGGATGATGCGCGCTTGGAGCAAGTATTTAGTGAGCATGGTAAAGTGGAAGAAGCAAGGGTGGTCTACGAGAGAGAAACTGGACGATCTCGTGGTTTCGGTTTTGTGAAAATGGCAACGCGGACAGAAATGGATGATGCCATTGCTGCTCTTGATGGACAT ACTCTGGATGGTCGTGCCCTCAGAGTGAATGTTGCAGAGGAAAGACCTCGGCGTAGgccattttaa